A genomic stretch from Desulfotignum balticum DSM 7044 includes:
- a CDS encoding M16 family metallopeptidase has product MDKKRSLTRYLVQIGCLVWALLIGTGAWLTPAGHALPVAADQVIKDPAVVHGTLSNGFQYVLMKNTTPKDRVGVYLNIFAGSAHETSDEQGMAHYLEHMLFNGTEHFSPGELVTYFQSIGMDFGADVNASTSFFHTVYDLTLPKGDQAHLEDALKVLKDYAAGALLLEEEIARERGIILAEKQERDSVSYRTFKSTFSFELPGSILPKRMPIGEEPVIETTDQKQLRQFYDRWYRPDNMVLIMVGDMDIQAAEKWITARFQSLEPRIPESLYAPKGIQWDSHEGIKPFYLFEPEAGNTQITIERIEYTDFAYETEDSLKLKVTRNLADNMLDHRLSRMIQEGSVDFSSASAYSGRFLNYINAAAVTAKCDAKHWDTSLAQLEKLLRQAFETGFTQKELDRVKADFLADLETSVRQADTRKTSNLARSLLTSVQTRNWFLSPVQAKDLLTPFVESLSVDQVNTAFQTSWNPDHRLVMVTGNADIASNSSESAEQAILNGFNDSARQKADLFQPELSTSFPYLPVPETTAAIQSIEKNVKDLEISRIDFDNQIRLNLKQTDFQKGRFLFKVVFGHGRSCEPAGKPGIAFISEQTVHKSGLGSMTLDQLNAALAGRDVTMEFTVEDTFFSLSGSADPGETELVFHLIRSLLTDPGFKQESLDLAKNQYRQMYEALKQTPDGIMRIKGDRFLAKGNPWFGMPHPDEVDRLNLTDIQSWLTPYFKQGGFEVSLVGDFDPAQVVSHARTLLGGFASPGNEDHCQNDLDPVQFPEGENLSLTLDTKIDKGVVRIAFLTDDYWDVNLSRALSLLSRVLSEHLRITIREKLGAAYSPYVYNHPSMVHDGYGVLQMVVPVSHESVDQVIQTLDEIIADIRANGIFARETELALAPVLKQLEVLRETNAYWLNSVMAGSRQHPEKLDWAHTIVPEYSGLTHEEMTKLADTYLDLKKAARIRILPAQ; this is encoded by the coding sequence ATGGATAAAAAGCGCTCTCTGACCCGATATCTGGTACAGATCGGTTGTCTGGTATGGGCCTTGCTGATCGGAACGGGCGCCTGGCTTACCCCGGCCGGACATGCGCTGCCCGTGGCTGCCGATCAGGTGATCAAGGATCCGGCCGTGGTTCACGGTACCTTGTCCAATGGATTTCAATATGTTCTCATGAAAAACACCACCCCCAAAGACCGGGTGGGTGTTTATTTGAACATATTTGCCGGTTCCGCCCATGAAACATCGGATGAACAGGGGATGGCCCATTATCTGGAACACATGCTGTTCAACGGCACCGAGCATTTTTCTCCGGGAGAACTGGTGACTTATTTCCAGTCCATCGGTATGGATTTCGGTGCGGATGTGAATGCGAGCACCTCTTTTTTTCATACAGTCTATGATTTGACACTGCCCAAAGGGGATCAGGCACATCTTGAGGATGCCCTGAAGGTGCTCAAAGATTATGCGGCCGGCGCACTGCTTCTGGAAGAGGAGATCGCCCGGGAACGGGGAATCATCCTGGCGGAAAAACAGGAGCGGGACTCCGTGTCCTACCGGACCTTTAAATCCACTTTCTCGTTTGAACTGCCGGGATCCATTCTGCCAAAGCGCATGCCCATCGGTGAAGAACCGGTGATTGAAACCACGGATCAAAAACAGCTCAGACAGTTTTATGATCGATGGTACCGGCCGGATAACATGGTTTTGATCATGGTCGGGGATATGGATATCCAGGCGGCTGAAAAATGGATCACCGCCCGGTTTCAATCCCTTGAACCCCGGATCCCGGAAAGTCTGTATGCACCCAAAGGCATCCAATGGGACTCCCATGAGGGCATCAAACCGTTTTATCTGTTTGAGCCGGAAGCAGGTAACACACAGATTACAATTGAACGGATCGAATATACGGATTTTGCCTATGAAACCGAAGACAGTCTCAAGCTCAAGGTGACCCGGAACCTGGCAGATAACATGCTGGATCATCGCCTGTCCCGCATGATTCAGGAAGGCAGCGTGGATTTTTCTTCGGCATCCGCATATTCCGGCCGGTTTCTCAATTATATAAACGCTGCGGCGGTCACTGCTAAATGTGATGCCAAACACTGGGATACCAGTCTGGCTCAACTGGAAAAATTACTGCGCCAGGCGTTTGAAACCGGGTTCACACAAAAAGAACTGGACCGGGTCAAAGCGGATTTCCTGGCTGACCTGGAAACATCCGTCCGGCAGGCTGACACCCGGAAGACATCAAACCTGGCAAGATCGCTGCTCACGTCTGTTCAAACCAGGAACTGGTTTTTATCCCCTGTCCAGGCAAAAGATCTGCTGACCCCGTTTGTGGAAAGTTTGTCTGTGGATCAGGTGAACACGGCATTTCAGACATCCTGGAATCCGGATCACCGCCTGGTGATGGTCACCGGGAACGCAGACATTGCATCAAATTCTTCCGAATCCGCTGAACAGGCTATTTTAAACGGATTCAATGACAGTGCCCGCCAAAAAGCGGATCTGTTTCAGCCGGAACTTTCCACCAGCTTTCCTTATCTTCCGGTTCCTGAAACAACGGCGGCCATTCAGAGTATAGAAAAAAATGTCAAAGATCTGGAGATTTCCCGGATCGATTTTGACAACCAGATCCGGCTGAATCTTAAGCAAACCGATTTTCAGAAAGGCCGGTTTCTGTTCAAAGTGGTGTTCGGGCACGGCAGGTCCTGTGAACCGGCGGGCAAGCCCGGTATCGCGTTTATCAGCGAACAGACCGTGCATAAAAGCGGTTTGGGAAGCATGACCCTGGATCAATTGAATGCGGCATTGGCCGGCCGGGACGTGACCATGGAATTTACCGTGGAGGACACCTTTTTTTCCCTGAGCGGGTCTGCGGACCCCGGTGAGACCGAACTGGTGTTTCACCTGATCCGCTCGTTACTGACGGATCCGGGTTTCAAACAGGAAAGTCTTGACCTGGCCAAAAATCAGTACCGCCAGATGTATGAAGCCCTTAAACAGACCCCGGACGGCATCATGCGCATTAAAGGGGACCGGTTTCTGGCCAAAGGAAATCCCTGGTTCGGCATGCCCCATCCGGATGAGGTGGATCGCCTGAACTTAACCGATATCCAGTCCTGGCTCACCCCATATTTCAAGCAGGGGGGATTTGAGGTCTCCCTGGTGGGGGATTTTGATCCAGCCCAGGTGGTTTCCCATGCCCGCACGCTGTTGGGAGGATTTGCCTCCCCGGGAAACGAAGATCATTGCCAAAATGATCTGGATCCGGTTCAATTTCCTGAAGGGGAAAATCTGTCTTTAACCCTGGATACCAAGATCGATAAAGGCGTGGTGCGGATCGCTTTTTTAACCGATGATTACTGGGATGTGAATTTATCCCGGGCATTGTCCCTGCTGTCCCGGGTTCTGTCTGAACATTTGAGAATAACCATCCGGGAAAAACTGGGGGCCGCGTATTCGCCGTATGTTTACAATCACCCGTCCATGGTTCATGATGGATATGGGGTGTTGCAGATGGTGGTACCGGTGTCCCATGAATCTGTGGATCAGGTGATACAGACCCTTGATGAAATTATTGCAGACATCCGTGCCAATGGAATTTTTGCCCGGGAGACTGAACTGGCTCTGGCCCCGGTTCTCAAACAACTGGAGGTATTGCGGGAAACCAATGCCTACTGGCTGAATTCCGTGATGGCAGGGTCACGACAACACCCTGAAAAACTGGACTGGGCCCACACCATTGTTCCTGAATACAGCGGGTTGACCCACGAAGAGATGACAAAACTGGCCGATACCTATCTGGATCTGAAAAAAGCCGCACGGATCCGTATTCTTCCGGCTCAGTAA
- a CDS encoding acyl-[acyl-carrier-protein] thioesterase gives MSFEPIFSQKMLVPYSVMGANNHVRMDRLLSVFQDAAGIHAHQMGVSGFDLAQNQLKWVISRYQIRVNQPLQWPGPYELRTWRFPWKNLYEIRQFEMLSPDGVPHIQALSVWVMVKAANTRPVRLSYHMPPELMTQTGTPPDLWANTFDFVRWDHEAQFPVRIHDLDLNQHVNNTTYATWALETLPMPWLFNHVPVTLVINFLKETFYPGTVSVKTCVSDHTDPVTTRHGIFDESGDETLAVLTLTWKPNPHVPV, from the coding sequence ATGTCTTTTGAACCGATATTTTCCCAAAAAATGCTTGTACCCTATTCAGTGATGGGCGCCAACAACCATGTCCGCATGGATCGGCTGCTGTCTGTTTTTCAGGATGCAGCCGGTATTCATGCGCATCAGATGGGGGTCAGCGGATTTGATCTGGCACAAAACCAGTTGAAATGGGTGATTTCCCGGTACCAGATCCGGGTGAATCAGCCGCTGCAATGGCCGGGTCCCTATGAATTGAGAACCTGGCGGTTTCCCTGGAAAAACCTGTATGAAATCCGTCAGTTTGAAATGCTTTCTCCGGACGGTGTTCCTCACATCCAGGCATTGTCGGTCTGGGTCATGGTCAAAGCGGCAAACACCCGGCCGGTCAGGCTGTCTTATCATATGCCCCCGGAGTTGATGACCCAGACCGGCACACCGCCGGATCTATGGGCCAACACGTTTGATTTCGTCCGGTGGGATCATGAAGCGCAGTTTCCTGTCCGAATCCATGATCTGGACCTGAACCAGCATGTGAACAACACGACTTACGCAACCTGGGCGCTTGAAACCCTGCCCATGCCCTGGCTGTTTAATCATGTGCCGGTGACTCTGGTGATCAATTTTCTCAAAGAAACGTTCTACCCGGGAACGGTGTCGGTTAAAACCTGTGTATCAGATCACACAGACCCGGTGACAACCCGACACGGTATTTTTGATGAATCCGGCGATGAAACACTGGCTGTGCTTACTTTGACCTGGAAACCCAATCCCCATGTCCCTGTTTGA
- a CDS encoding carboxy terminal-processing peptidase → MKNRMIPLLILLILLVLVCHPTVSAQPVRLAPERNHAIQCIRIVSALERYHYLGKKLDDTLSEQIFDRYIKYLDPSRHLLTRPDLQELEKYRQKFDTDLRRGNLRSAYEIYNLHHRRAAERYAYILDLLEKPDSFLSLNSRDFLVVDGEQRPWQPSEDDLRTLWKKELIHHIITLTLDDHNTQTDVSQTLEKIYTTRQTRLSQTTTDDVFQLVMNCVTESFDPHTQYFPPRVSEDFDIHMRLSLEGIGAVLQTEYEYTKVVSLVPKGPADKSSQLMPGDKIIGVGQGETGEIKDTIGLRIDEVVKLIRGPKNTFVRLKIIPAKKSDATTIVSIMRDTVKLEEQSAQKQIKTVVSGQRNYKIGIIEIPNFYIDFEAYHRGDSQYKSTTSDVKKLLFELAEENIDGLIIDLRDNGGGALKEASDLTGLFLTSGPTVQIRTKQQMTRLYDDDPEIQYTGPLLVLINRMSASASEIFAGAIKDYQRGIIVGTQSFGKGTVQELKPLGDGKLKLTSAKFYRVSGKSTQHRGVIPHILFPKVYKSEDTGESSLDGALPWDTIPQIPFQAYRSLTPLYTSLMHEFQQRSLQDPGMVYLEKRLAWTSKQERKIRLPLDINARKEQRIMDQQTEIEIENEYLTALGKDPIRTLEDQEPVLNRYKEILLQQAEKIMADMILLTRQQGYAW, encoded by the coding sequence TTGAAAAACAGGATGATTCCCCTGTTGATCCTGCTGATCCTGCTGGTGCTGGTATGCCACCCCACCGTGTCCGCCCAACCGGTCCGTCTGGCCCCTGAAAGAAATCATGCCATTCAGTGCATCCGGATTGTTTCCGCGCTTGAGCGTTATCATTACTTAGGGAAAAAACTGGATGATACTCTGTCTGAACAGATCTTTGATCGGTATATCAAATACCTGGATCCATCCCGGCACCTGCTGACCCGACCCGATCTGCAAGAACTGGAAAAATACCGTCAAAAATTTGACACAGACCTGAGGCGCGGCAACCTGAGAAGCGCATATGAGATTTACAATCTGCACCATCGCCGGGCCGCGGAACGGTATGCATATATTCTGGATCTGCTGGAAAAACCAGACTCTTTTCTGTCTCTCAATTCCCGGGATTTTCTGGTGGTGGACGGTGAACAGCGGCCCTGGCAACCCAGCGAGGATGATTTGCGCACTTTGTGGAAAAAAGAACTGATCCATCACATCATCACGCTGACGCTCGATGACCATAACACCCAGACGGATGTGTCACAAACCCTGGAAAAAATTTATACCACCCGCCAGACCCGGTTGTCCCAGACCACCACAGATGATGTATTTCAACTGGTCATGAACTGCGTCACCGAAAGCTTTGATCCCCATACCCAGTATTTCCCGCCCCGGGTATCGGAAGATTTTGATATTCATATGCGGCTTTCTTTGGAAGGGATCGGGGCCGTGCTCCAGACTGAATATGAATATACCAAGGTTGTCAGCCTGGTTCCCAAGGGGCCGGCGGACAAATCCAGCCAGTTGATGCCCGGAGACAAGATTATCGGAGTGGGTCAGGGGGAAACCGGTGAAATCAAAGACACCATCGGTCTGCGGATCGATGAAGTGGTCAAGTTGATCCGGGGTCCGAAAAACACGTTTGTCCGTCTTAAAATCATTCCTGCCAAAAAAAGTGATGCCACCACCATTGTCAGCATTATGAGAGACACGGTAAAACTGGAGGAACAATCCGCCCAAAAACAGATAAAAACCGTGGTTTCAGGCCAGAGAAACTATAAAATCGGGATCATTGAAATCCCGAATTTCTATATTGATTTCGAAGCTTATCACAGAGGAGATTCCCAGTATAAAAGCACCACTTCAGATGTGAAAAAATTGCTGTTTGAACTGGCCGAAGAAAACATTGACGGTCTGATCATCGACTTGCGGGACAACGGCGGTGGTGCCCTCAAAGAAGCCAGCGATCTGACCGGGCTTTTTCTCACCTCCGGGCCCACGGTACAGATCCGCACCAAACAGCAGATGACCCGGCTTTATGACGACGACCCGGAAATCCAGTATACCGGGCCGTTGCTGGTATTGATCAATCGAATGAGTGCGTCAGCCTCGGAAATTTTTGCCGGTGCCATCAAAGATTACCAGCGGGGAATCATCGTGGGAACCCAGAGTTTCGGTAAAGGCACGGTTCAGGAACTCAAACCGTTGGGAGACGGCAAACTCAAGCTCACATCCGCCAAATTTTACCGGGTTTCCGGTAAAAGCACCCAGCACCGGGGCGTGATACCGCATATTTTATTTCCCAAAGTCTACAAATCCGAAGATACCGGAGAAAGTTCTTTGGACGGGGCCCTGCCCTGGGATACCATTCCTCAGATTCCATTCCAGGCATACCGGTCTTTGACGCCTTTGTATACGTCTTTGATGCATGAATTTCAACAGCGCAGCCTTCAGGATCCCGGTATGGTTTATCTTGAAAAGCGCCTGGCATGGACATCAAAACAGGAGAGAAAAATTCGTCTGCCCCTGGATATCAATGCCCGAAAAGAACAAAGAATCATGGATCAGCAAACTGAAATCGAAATTGAAAATGAATATCTGACCGCCCTGGGCAAAGATCCCATCCGCACCCTGGAAGATCAGGAACCTGTTTTGAACCGGTATAAAGAGATCCTTTTGCAGCAGGCTGAAAAAATCATGGCAGACATGATCCTTTTAACCCGACAGCAGGGGTATGCATGGTAA
- the ylqF gene encoding ribosome biogenesis GTPase YlqF encodes MTIQWFPGHMLETKKWLHQSAAKADVIMEMLDARIPVASENPWMDKISRNARRVKILNKIDLADPRVTEQWLTYFLKHGNARAIAINATDKSQAVRALEYAIEGVSCNRARKRKIMVVGIPNTGKSTFLNTLVGKKIAKTGNTPAITRHQQRTSLPNNIDLYDTPGVLWPVIEPPQRAYALAVTGAISDAALDFQDIAWFAAGLLLSRYPEQLKARYPFLDPIPDDEAGLLEQIGAARGCLKAKGQIDYHKAATVLIQDFRSGKIGKISVETPFDTSDDKEKNSDPTFE; translated from the coding sequence ATGACCATTCAGTGGTTCCCCGGCCATATGCTGGAAACAAAAAAATGGTTGCACCAGTCGGCAGCCAAAGCAGATGTGATTATGGAGATGCTGGATGCCCGGATACCGGTGGCCAGTGAGAATCCCTGGATGGATAAAATCAGCCGCAACGCCCGGCGGGTGAAAATTCTCAATAAAATCGACCTGGCCGATCCCCGGGTGACGGAGCAATGGCTGACCTATTTTTTAAAACACGGCAATGCCCGGGCCATTGCCATCAATGCCACGGACAAGTCCCAGGCAGTTCGTGCCCTGGAATACGCCATAGAAGGGGTGTCCTGCAATCGGGCCAGAAAACGAAAAATCATGGTGGTCGGTATCCCCAATACCGGAAAATCCACATTTCTGAACACCCTGGTTGGAAAAAAAATCGCCAAAACCGGTAACACACCGGCCATCACCCGGCATCAGCAGCGGACCAGTTTACCAAACAATATTGATCTGTACGATACCCCCGGGGTCCTGTGGCCCGTGATTGAACCGCCTCAACGGGCTTATGCCCTGGCTGTCACAGGCGCTATTTCAGATGCTGCACTGGATTTTCAGGACATTGCCTGGTTTGCCGCCGGACTGCTTCTAAGCCGCTATCCGGAACAACTGAAGGCCCGGTACCCGTTCCTGGATCCAATACCTGACGATGAAGCCGGGTTGCTGGAACAAATCGGTGCTGCCAGAGGGTGTTTGAAAGCCAAAGGGCAAATTGATTATCATAAAGCCGCCACCGTCCTGATTCAGGATTTCAGATCCGGTAAAATTGGAAAAATCAGTGTTGAAACCCCGTTTGACACATCTGATGATAAGGAAAAAAACAGTGACCCGACCTTTGAATAA
- a CDS encoding inositol monophosphatase family protein, which translates to MHSFLKELIVKAGDLCLAEQGQLTLQSLEFKTRKDLVTATDRQVEAFLIQEIQSRFPDHGIWGEETGQMLTDSDYCWIIDPIDGTTSFFHGQPYYAISIALKKKQEIILGAVYAPALGQLFHARKNQGAWLNDHPIQVSATTTLTDAVMATGFACLRAGKKNNNLVHFNRIVPQLRDIRRCGSAAIDLCYVAAGKVDGFWEMNLNVYDVAAGILMVTEAQGEVTDFTGGPDFPEKGIVAANPVLADILRSQLTS; encoded by the coding sequence ATGCATTCCTTTTTAAAAGAATTGATTGTTAAAGCAGGCGACCTCTGTCTGGCGGAACAGGGACAACTCACGTTGCAGTCCCTTGAATTCAAAACCCGAAAGGACCTGGTCACCGCCACGGACAGGCAGGTGGAAGCGTTTCTGATTCAAGAGATCCAATCCCGGTTTCCGGATCATGGAATCTGGGGCGAAGAAACCGGCCAGATGCTTACGGACAGTGACTATTGCTGGATCATCGATCCCATTGACGGCACCACCTCATTTTTTCATGGACAGCCCTATTATGCCATCAGCATTGCTTTGAAAAAAAAGCAGGAAATTATTTTAGGGGCCGTATATGCCCCGGCCCTGGGTCAGTTGTTTCATGCCCGCAAAAACCAGGGGGCCTGGTTGAACGATCATCCCATTCAGGTCTCTGCCACCACCACGTTGACGGATGCGGTGATGGCCACCGGGTTTGCATGTCTGCGTGCCGGCAAAAAAAACAACAATCTGGTCCATTTCAACCGGATTGTCCCACAGTTGAGAGATATCCGGCGCTGCGGTTCCGCTGCCATCGACCTGTGTTATGTGGCGGCCGGTAAAGTGGACGGGTTCTGGGAAATGAATTTGAATGTCTATGATGTGGCCGCAGGAATCCTGATGGTAACCGAGGCACAAGGCGAGGTCACGGATTTCACGGGAGGCCCGGATTTTCCGGAAAAAGGCATTGTGGCTGCCAATCCGGTATTGGCGGACATTTTAAGATCGCAATTGACGTCATGA
- a CDS encoding regulatory protein RecX: MSLFDDTPDPQEEKLFQTALRYLAIRPRSVGEMTGYLAKKSQDPAHISTVIDRLKQYRYLNDEEFARIFIENRKRNQPKSKFALTRELRQKGIRSQIISDLLDTYDDMQMAVTALAARYQRWHHLDPETRQKKAFNYLRYRGFNYEAIRFAWEQVAKDADFSG, encoded by the coding sequence ATGTCCCTGTTTGACGACACGCCGGATCCCCAGGAAGAAAAGCTGTTTCAGACCGCGTTGCGCTATCTGGCCATCCGACCCCGCAGTGTCGGGGAAATGACCGGATATCTGGCAAAAAAAAGTCAGGATCCGGCACACATCTCTACTGTCATTGACCGGTTGAAGCAATACCGGTATCTGAATGATGAAGAATTCGCCCGGATCTTTATTGAAAACCGGAAAAGAAACCAACCCAAATCAAAGTTCGCGCTTACCCGGGAACTCAGACAAAAAGGCATCCGCTCCCAAATCATCAGCGATCTGCTTGACACATATGATGATATGCAGATGGCGGTCACAGCGCTGGCCGCCAGATATCAAAGATGGCATCATCTGGACCCGGAAACCCGGCAAAAAAAAGCGTTTAATTATCTGCGTTACAGAGGTTTCAATTATGAAGCGATCCGGTTTGCCTGGGAACAGGTCGCCAAAGATGCGGATTTTAGCGGTTGA
- a CDS encoding YhdP family protein — translation MTFLFLGPILNSPFVKPWIVNHIENQVNTEIDPDQVTFLLTPQPGIQVDGVKLPLTREIELSVDAVRLDLDLSALLKRKIEISGIFLKDLGIQTLPGENKTGLTFHAPLDFQFPKQQIQQVFALLPDSENQLQIHLENTSTQQFSALNGSLWISKTDETMQFDTQIKDLHVTKDWLARFFSAPDFLMDQLASETARLHVRLNPDTGISGDLSLDRFDIASHRLTPASISGSQVQMHFSYLPDQVSFHIDPTQLAYPSAQVAMAFSNSRTRNETALTFTGNHIDIAQAREATLALAPENQVVKPLFDILRKGTANDVSVGFHAASWNTLFDPRHLILDGNARNSQIQIPETLLMADDVEGKAQVSDGKLIIAAENGRIDHSMIHQGRLTIDLLHSSHVPFTGEFDLDVNLAEVPAVLIRLLPDSILAKEMARVKDLKGQADARLTLAVENDQPDLLVSVTTKPFSATGFYDRIPFPLTISQGMFVYENNQIRISRLSGNIGESLVTDVSAKVMLDETPLLDLSAKSMDLDIQEIWPKLSLWKPVRSRMEPVTDMSGQLIVSRLHYKGPMFEFNQGEFNIAGTGQDIRIEISSRPHEINQMSGAFDVSENAMDISDLSAKITGLDWLSQQVSPAYTAGIALPLWIKSGSVQMHDKQMSVSGKAELAPNIEFSIQLTGKGPADLTPERIALEHKPLTDAEILFTRHPEFTQIRFKGTLDTRTLDIVMDENTLLHQRLMSLTRGQPMEIVADPDKNLHISARFVQLDTLISLLGSSSFSGTPFQFSQKNLRIQADRLAYQTFEFSHVTALITGKGDHPDIQLLTADFCGANISGRMRLDLTSPDLQTKTDLKISASNRENVATLLSCFYPGIDLMNGGYALNANLSGTGSVKTLHTDLTGDISFESEKGQIHKMTLLSRLLSVLNILKLPDIRQEGFRYRSIQVNAQMKNGTIHLEKAVIDAENMALFFTGDIHPFENRLDLTCLVAPFKTIDTLVQFIPVVNTILSGRLVSFPAKATGAIDDPVITPLHPSAVGEGLINMFTSLLTSPIRLFERTP, via the coding sequence ATGACATTTCTTTTTCTGGGTCCGATTCTCAACTCGCCTTTTGTCAAGCCCTGGATCGTGAATCACATTGAAAACCAGGTCAACACAGAAATCGATCCGGATCAGGTGACTTTTCTGTTGACACCCCAGCCCGGAATTCAGGTTGACGGCGTGAAATTGCCCTTGACCCGGGAAATTGAATTGTCTGTGGATGCCGTTCGCCTGGATTTGGACCTGAGTGCGCTGTTGAAACGAAAAATAGAGATTTCCGGCATTTTTTTAAAGGACCTGGGTATCCAAACCCTGCCGGGTGAAAACAAAACCGGTTTGACTTTTCATGCCCCCCTTGATTTTCAGTTTCCCAAACAGCAGATCCAACAGGTATTCGCCCTGCTTCCGGACAGTGAAAACCAGTTACAGATTCATCTGGAAAATACAAGCACCCAGCAGTTTTCCGCGCTCAATGGCAGTCTGTGGATTTCCAAAACCGATGAGACCATGCAGTTTGACACACAGATTAAAGACCTTCATGTGACAAAAGACTGGCTGGCCCGGTTTTTCTCCGCTCCGGATTTTCTGATGGATCAGCTGGCATCAGAAACCGCCCGCCTGCATGTCCGGCTGAATCCTGACACCGGAATATCCGGCGACCTTTCGCTGGACCGGTTTGACATCGCTTCGCACCGGCTGACGCCTGCTTCCATCTCAGGCTCCCAGGTGCAGATGCATTTTTCCTATTTGCCGGATCAGGTGTCTTTTCATATTGACCCCACCCAATTGGCATATCCGTCCGCGCAGGTGGCCATGGCATTTTCAAACAGCCGGACCCGAAATGAAACCGCATTGACCTTCACAGGCAATCACATAGACATTGCCCAGGCCCGGGAAGCGACCCTGGCTTTGGCACCGGAAAATCAGGTGGTGAAGCCGTTGTTTGACATATTGAGAAAAGGCACGGCCAATGACGTGTCTGTGGGATTTCACGCAGCATCCTGGAACACCCTGTTTGATCCCCGGCATCTGATTCTGGATGGAAACGCCCGAAATTCGCAGATACAAATACCGGAAACGCTTTTGATGGCCGATGATGTGGAGGGTAAAGCCCAGGTGTCGGACGGCAAGCTGATCATTGCGGCTGAAAACGGCCGCATTGATCACTCGATGATTCATCAGGGACGGCTGACCATTGATCTGTTGCATTCATCCCATGTGCCGTTTACCGGTGAATTTGATCTGGATGTGAACCTGGCTGAAGTGCCGGCTGTGTTGATCCGCCTGTTGCCGGATTCAATACTGGCCAAAGAAATGGCCCGGGTGAAAGACCTGAAGGGACAGGCAGATGCCCGATTGACACTGGCCGTTGAAAACGATCAACCGGATCTGTTGGTTTCAGTGACCACAAAACCGTTTTCAGCGACCGGATTTTATGATCGGATTCCCTTTCCCCTGACGATTTCCCAAGGGATGTTTGTTTATGAAAATAACCAGATCCGGATCAGCAGATTGTCCGGAAATATCGGTGAAAGCCTTGTCACTGACGTGTCGGCCAAGGTCATGCTGGATGAAACCCCTTTGCTGGATCTGTCTGCCAAGAGCATGGACCTTGACATTCAGGAAATCTGGCCGAAACTGTCGTTATGGAAACCGGTCCGTTCCCGCATGGAACCGGTGACAGATATGTCCGGACAACTGATTGTCAGCCGCCTCCACTATAAAGGCCCGATGTTTGAATTCAATCAGGGTGAATTCAATATTGCGGGCACAGGTCAGGATATCCGGATCGAAATTTCTTCCAGACCCCATGAAATTAATCAGATGTCCGGTGCGTTTGACGTGTCTGAAAACGCAATGGACATTTCTGATCTGTCCGCGAAAATCACCGGCCTGGACTGGTTGTCCCAGCAAGTCTCTCCGGCATATACGGCCGGTATCGCCCTGCCCTTGTGGATTAAATCCGGCAGCGTCCAGATGCATGACAAACAGATGTCCGTGTCCGGGAAAGCGGAATTGGCACCCAATATTGAGTTCTCCATTCAATTGACAGGAAAAGGGCCGGCGGATCTGACACCTGAGCGAATTGCGCTTGAACATAAACCGTTGACCGATGCCGAAATTCTGTTCACCCGGCACCCGGAATTCACACAAATCCGGTTTAAAGGAACTCTGGATACCCGGACCCTGGATATCGTGATGGACGAAAATACGTTGCTGCACCAGCGTCTGATGTCTCTGACCCGGGGACAGCCGATGGAAATCGTTGCAGATCCAGATAAAAACCTGCACATCAGCGCTCGGTTTGTTCAACTGGACACCTTGATATCACTTCTGGGAAGCTCTTCTTTTTCAGGAACCCCTTTTCAGTTTTCGCAAAAAAATCTGCGTATCCAGGCGGACCGGCTGGCCTATCAAACATTTGAGTTTTCCCATGTGACGGCATTGATCACAGGGAAAGGGGATCACCCCGACATTCAGTTGCTCACTGCGGATTTCTGTGGTGCAAATATTTCCGGCCGGATGCGCCTGGATCTGACATCACCTGATCTTCAAACGAAGACGGATTTAAAGATCAGCGCGTCAAACCGGGAGAATGTCGCCACCCTGCTCTCCTGTTTTTATCCGGGAATAGACCTGATGAATGGGGGATACGCTTTGAATGCCAATTTGTCCGGCACCGGATCCGTGAAAACCCTCCATACCGATCTCACCGGAGACATTTCATTTGAATCCGAAAAAGGGCAGATTCATAAAATGACCCTGTTGTCCCGGCTGCTGTCGGTATTAAATATTTTGAAACTGCCGGATATCCGCCAGGAAGGGTTCCGGTATCGCAGTATTCAGGTGAATGCACAAATGAAAAACGGCACCATTCATCTGGAAAAAGCGGTGATTGATGCAGAAAACATGGCCCTTTTTTTTACAGGCGACATCCATCCGTTTGAAAACCGGCTGGATCTGACCTGTCTGGTGGCACCCTTTAAAACCATTGACACCCTTGTGCAATTCATTCCGGTAGTCAATACCATCCTGAGCGGCCGTCTGGTGTCATTTCCGGCAAAAGCCACCGGTGCCATCGATGATCCGGTCATAACACCTTTGCACCCTTCAGCCGTGGGAGAAGGATTGATCAATATGTTCACCTCTTTATTGACATCACCGATTCGATTGTTTGAAAGAACGCCCTGA